The DNA region atattcatatgggatattaattttgtaaaaaaaatgaaatataaaatgagtaacttcatttttttatgtatataataattatattatatataaataatatatatgtatagTTTCCTCATTCTGTTTctgtaaaaaataaataaatatctatttaatttaatttaatttaatttgttttttagttataattttttaaaaaattattaaatataaatattatatataaaaatatacattaaAAAAGGATAATTTAGTATTTAtcctatatatatatatatattttttttttttaaatattaagataaaaaaagaaaaaaactAAATGCACgaataaatgaagaaatataaaaataaataatcttttttttaaaccctttatttttgtatttcaaaaataataaacacatgttgaagataaaatattttcttcagtacaatttttatgaaaaataataaaacaataaaacaataaaataatcatattatgatataatgatatattataatatttgaCCGGAATTgcatacatatatatattatatatatgtatatatttatttatataccacattttatatatatatatatatattttttattaaatgtCAGAAGTGTATAGCATTGAACCCAAAACATATGGTAAGGTAATAATTTATACAAGTTTAGGGGAACTAGAGATTCTTTTATTTAGTAATGAATGTCCACTAGCTTGtaaaaattttattcaACATTGTTTAAATAATTACTACAACAAGAATGAATTTTTTAGAGTAATTccaaaatttttaatacaaACGGGGGACCACACAAATACAGGATTGCgtaatatagaaatatgagaaaaaaatggGATACacaatattaatattaatatgtattaatatgtttatatatttatatatatacatttatatttatatttatatgtgtgtttttattttatcttcTAGATAATGAGTATGCATTCAGTAAACCCTTCGAGAATGAATATAACAGTAgattaaaatttttatacTGCGGATGTTTATCATTTGCTAATTTAAATATCGACAAACCTTCGAATGGAAGtcaattttttattacattaGATAAAGttgaatatttaaataataagagTACCTTATTTGGTAAAGTAGCTAAACATagtatttataatttattaaaatttaataatataaaaacgAATAAACAAGATAAGCCAATTGAAGATATTCCATATATTGAATATGTTAAAATTATTGAAAATCCATTTCATCATTTAGTTCCAATTACtaattatgaatataataccaaaaatgataatataaaaaataaaaatgaatatttaaataaaacaaaaaaacaaaaaaaagaaggaAACCTTTTATCCTTTCATTGTGATGGGGACTTAAGTGATGACTCGGAAATGTTTTTCAGAGGAGATAAGGATCAAAAGGctaaacataaaaatatgtcATCATATGATAAATCTGGAAATGTGGAAGATATTAAAGAGGATGACCATAAAGAGGAAGATATTAAAGAGGATGACCATAAAGAGGAAGATATTAAAGAGGATGACAATAAAGAGGAAGATATCAAAGtagatgaaaaaaataatacaacAACTGAAGACAAAATAAACATactaaaaaaaagaacGAGTGATATAGAAAAGTCAAGtaggaaaaaaaataaaacaacATCATCCATAAAGgatataattaatatggtaatataaaaaaaaaaaaaaaaaaaaaaaaaaaaaaaaaaaaaaaaaaaaaaaaaaaaaaaaaaaatgaaatttACTGACAAGGAATAAATATCgtcattttatttatatgtcaagagatatatttatgtatatttatttataggATGAAGAGTATTTaaagaatatgaaaaagTATAACAAGATGTCTAAAAAGGAGAGAGAACAATTGGTAACTattgaatataatataatacatatatatatatatatatatatatatatgtgtgtgtgttcatattttattttttagtCTTTGAAAAAACTGCAGGACTTTGACAATCGCTTGAAGGACCTGTTTTCTAAAGGTGATAAAAATGGACATAATTTAAAGGcatatatgatataaaagGAGAAgacacataaatatataaatatatacatatatatatatatatatatatatatatatattttatagaAAACAATGACGAATCTACAAAACATAATTGGTTGAATAAGAGTGGATTAAAATTTCATATTGACTCATCTAATGTAATATTACATGcaaaaatatacatatatatatatatcaacAAGTGTGACATAGAAGACATTctcttttcttttatttctttcattctttatttatttattttttttttttttttattattttatatacttttataGGCTTATGAATTTGAGGATGTTAAGAAAAACGtaagatataaaaattatgttcatatatatatattatatactGTGTGTGtttctatatattatgcATTAATCTTTTTTTAGATGGTAGATACTATGGAGCgcgaaaaaaaaaatagttATCATTCCAAATATAACTCAGAGGTACATAAagattaatatatataaaaataaataaataaatatacatatatatatatatatgttaatgtttgtattatatatataatattttcttgtGTTTGTAAATTTTGTTAAGTTGTTAAATTAggatatttttaaaaagaaaaaaaaattacatttttatttgcACTTGAATAATGACGTCAtatttaaacatatatataatatatataatataatatatatgtatattttttttttttcttttttaacgtagaaatatttaaaacaaaagaatgaatttaaataatattcatgACGGTCAATAGGAAATAATAAggaattaaaaaaaaagaaaaaatatatcataataataataatagacAATATGTATACGAATTTTAccaatatatttatttttgtatatttttatttttttatttgattattctatttatttgtatatttttaaaaatatttatttttaattgttctactttttttttttttttttttttttgaaaaattttatataatatatatatatatatatatatatatatatatatatatatatatatttatatatatatatttaattttatataaaaaaaaaaaaaaataaaataaataaaattttattataccGTGTGCAATTAAAAATTTCTTGGTACACAACAGAATTGTtctacaaaaaaaaaataaaataaaataaaataatataatatattaaataaaaaaataacataaaatataatatattaaaaaaaaatgtactataaaatgtaaccgcaatttttttttttttttttttttttttttttttaattaaaaaattatatacatatttataacaaCTGTGAAATGACAGCATTACACtgatttattaatttaattttttttttttatatatatataattatttatatatacatatatatatatttatatatatatatattttttttttataattaatgattatatattgaaagaaaaagaatGGAAAGTTACAACATTGAAGATGTTGTTATGATATATGGTCATAAAGCTATAATAGAAAGTATTCAAAATGTTGAAAACGTAAAATCTGAAATACAAccaaataaaatatatataggaaaatatgtaaataaaaaaggtTATTCTGATGGGACTTatagaaaagaaaaaatatatacaacTCAAAATGATGAATTGGTTATAATGTGTTCTCATAGTTCTATTAAACCATATAGTGgtaaatattataaacataaaaagaataagATACTTATTACATGTATATAACAacatatatgttatatatatgttcatattGTTTTAGATGAAGAAAGTGCTTGTATTATGATTCAGAAAATGTTCAGAGGATATCAAGGAAGAAAAAGTTTTCATTCTTTTGTTTGTTGCACTGTGTGGAGAAAATTCGATCACATACACGAATATATAACCCTTAATAATCATGAGTATAAacacaaaaatatatatatatatatatatatatatgtatgtatttatatatatatatatttatttacttggcacatttttaaaatattttttattatttttattgtagCGAAATTTATAAACCCTTAATCAAAACAATAAAAAGGGATATCAAAAAAGGTATAATTCAATTTCCATCAAAATGTTTTTCTAGCAACTCTAATCAATTCTCTCGAGTTTCTACAACATCTTATGAGGTAATTTTATTCAcatgataaaaaatatatatatatatatatatttatttatttatttatatttatatttattcattttattttattttttttttattttttttttttttttgaagtCCTCTGCTTATAACGAAAATGTTCCAAGATTAAAAGACAAAATTGATCGCACTTTTGCTACAGAAatgtttcattttttcttaacATCCAAAGAggtaaaatatatatatatatatattaaaacatgtaaatatatataaatgaatattaatatatataNNNNNNNNNNNNNNNNNNNNNNNNNNNNNNNNNNNNNNNNNNNNNNNNNNNNNNNNNNNNNNNNNNNNNNNNNNNNNNNNNNNNNNNNNNNNNNNNNNNNNNNNNNNNNNNNNNNNNNNNNNNNNNNNNNNNNNNNNNNNNNNNNNNNNNNNNNNNNNNNNNNNNNNNNNNNNNNNNNNNNNNNNNNNNNNNNNNNNNNNNNNNNNNNNNNNNNNNNNNNNNNNNNNNNNNNNNNNNNNNNNNNNNNNNNNNNNNNNNNNNNNNNNNNNNNNNNNNNNNNNNNNNNNNNNNNNNNNNNNNAAACCTGGACATGTCGAAAAAGTCCAAAGACACTAAATTAATTgtaaacataaaaaaaaatgaaaattaaattaataaataaataaataaatatatatatatatatatatatacaaacATCGGATGAATATGTTTCATCTATATGCCAcacatttataatataaatatatatttatatatatgtttgttttttttttttttttttttttttaattttcttaATGAAGATATTAGGAGATGTTCATGGGCAACTTCATGATGTTCTATGGCTGTTCAATAGATTTGGAATACCATCATCCACAAATAtgttaataaataaataaataaataaataaataaataaataaaataatatggaaCTATTCATACGCACATTAATGTGTTcacaaatatatacatatatatatatatatatatatatatatatatttatatatttatgtgtgTGTAACCACCCTTTTTTAcagatatatttttaatggCGATATAGCAGATAGAGGAGAAAATGCAACGgaaatattcattttgttatttatttttaaattaagCTGTAACGATAGTGTTATAATTAATAGGGGTAACCACGAATGTTCTTATATGAACGAGGTTTATGGATTTTACAACGAAGGTacataaaagaaaaaattaaaatatatacatatatatatatatatatatatatgtacatatattttatatatatatcccTTTATAGTTCTTTCAAAATATGATAACACAATTTTTGATCTctttcaaaatatatttgagCTACTAGGACTAGCCGTTAATATACAAAGTAAGATAGCTANNNNNNNNNNNNNNNNNNNNNNNNNNNaaaaaaaaaaaaaaaaaaaaaaaaaaaaaaaaaaaaattatatatatatatatatatttacacatttcttttaaaatacaTTGTTTAATGTTTCGTGATCCACAAAATACATATTCACTAATATGGTTGCccctttattttttaatttttgttataGATCAAATATTTGTTGTGCACGGAGGTCTATCTAGATATCAAGATTTAACACTGAAAGAAATCGACGAACTTGATAGAAAGAAACAAGAAATCCTTCATCCTGAACTATATGAAGATATAGTAatttttgatttattatGGTCAGATCctcaaaaaaaagatgGAATAGGAGGAAATGCACGAGGGAATAATTGTATAACTTTTGGGCCTGATGTAACAGAAACgtttttaaaaaacaataatTTAGATATTTTGATAAGATCTCATCAAGTACCTAAAACTTTAAAAGGTATTGAAAGTCATCATGAAGGGAAATGTATAACTCTTTTTTCTGCTTCAAATTATTgtaacaaaataaaaaatctAGGAGCTGctattatatttaatcAAGACCTTACATTCGAAGTGCAAGAATATATGTCTCCTTCCCTTGAAGTTATAAGGGAGACATTTGAGGAAAATCAAAAATTGAGAGAAAAAGTACTACACTGTTCAAAAATAGTGGAGCTggaaaaaaatgtaaacacacaaaaaaaaatataaataaataaatatatatatatatatatatatatatttatatgtttgtgtgtgtgtgtatttttttttttttttttgtagGAACAAAAGAACAATAACAAGTTGTCAACAGAAGGACTTATGAATGATATCATAAATTGTTTAAGTACCATAATATgtaatgaaaaaaattctttatGGAATAGTTTATACAAACAAGATAAAGACAAAAAAGGAGTAGTCCACATAAACATATGGaagtaataaaataaaaagtgtaaacacatatatatatatatatatatatatatatatatgtatgtaaaaatattacgTTTTATTTGGaaacattatttattttatgttcatataattttataatacaaataaggtcatttaataaatggctttataatatgaaacatttatttattttttatttatttatttattttttatttatttatttt from Plasmodium gaboni strain SY75 chromosome 14, whole genome shotgun sequence includes:
- a CDS encoding serine/threonine protein phosphatase 7 (part of same gene as PGSY75_1423300B~gap found within coding sequence) — encoded protein: MESYNIEDVVMIYGHKAIIESIQNVENVKSEIQPNKIYIGKYVNKKGYSDGTYRKEKIYTTQNDELVIMCSHSSIKPYSDEESACIMIQKMFRGYQGRKSFHSFVCCTVWRKFDHIHEYITLNNHDEIYKPLIKTIKRDIKKGIIQFPSKCFSSNSNQFSRVSTTSYESSAYNENVPRLKDKIDRTFATEMFHFFLTSKE
- a CDS encoding peptidyl-prolyl cis-trans isomerase, yielding MSEVYSIEPKTYGKVIIYTSLGELEILLFSNECPLACKNFIQHCLNNYYNKNEFFRVIPKFLIQTGDHTNTGLHNEYAFSKPFENEYNSRLKFLYCGCLSFANLNIDKPSNGSQFFITLDKVEYLNNKSTLFGKVAKHSIYNLLKFNNIKTNKQDKPIEDIPYIEYVKIIENPFHHLVPITNYEYNTKNDNIKNKNEYLNKTKKQKKEGNLLSFHCDGDLSDDSEMFFRGDKDQKAKHKNMSSYDKSGNVEDIKEDDHKEEDIKEDDHKEEDIKEDDNKEEDIKVDEKNNTTTEDKINILKKRTSDIEKSSRKKNKTTSSIKDIINMDEEYLKNMKKYNKMSKKEREQLSLKKLQDFDNRLKDLFSKENNDESTKHNWLNKSGLKFHIDSSNAYEFEDVKKNMVDTMEREKKNSYHSKYNSEKYLKQKNEFK